From the genome of Streptomyces sp. NBC_00659, one region includes:
- the gatC gene encoding Asp-tRNA(Asn)/Glu-tRNA(Gln) amidotransferase subunit GatC, with product MPGITREEVAHLARLARLELKGEELDHFAGQLDDIIGAVARVSEVADQDVPPTSHPLPLTNVMRADEVRPSLTPEQALSGAPAQEQQRFKVPQILGED from the coding sequence ATGCCTGGCATCACGCGCGAGGAGGTCGCCCACCTCGCACGGCTGGCGCGTCTGGAGCTGAAGGGCGAAGAGCTCGACCACTTCGCAGGCCAGCTCGACGACATCATCGGCGCGGTCGCCCGCGTCAGCGAGGTCGCCGACCAAGACGTACCGCCGACCTCTCATCCGCTGCCGCTGACGAACGTCATGCGCGCGGACGAGGTCCGTCCGTCGCTCACCCCCGAGCAGGCGCTCTCCGGCGCCCCGGCCCAGGAGCAGCAGCGTTTCAAGGTGCCGCAGATCCTGGGGGAGGACTAA
- the gatB gene encoding Asp-tRNA(Asn)/Glu-tRNA(Gln) amidotransferase subunit GatB: MTTTIDLVSYEDALATYDPVMGLEVHVELGTKTKMFCGCSTELGAEPNSQTCPTCLGMPGALPVVNATGVESAIKIGLALHCEIAEWCRFARKNYFYPDMPKNFQTSQYDEPIAFNGYLDVQLEDGEIFRVEIERAHMEEDTGKSLHVGGATGRIHGASHSLLDYNRAGIPLIEIVTKPIEGAGERAPEVAKAYVAELRELIKALGVSDARMEQGQMRCDVNLSLRPHGREKFGTRSETKNVNSLRSVERAARFEIQRHAAVLNSGGTIIQETRHFHEDTGSTTSGRVKEEAEDYRYFPEPDLVPVAPSRDWVEELRAGLPEQPLARRNRLREEWGVNAHDMQSMLNAGAIDSIVATIEAGADSASARKWWMGELARSANESGKALEDLPITPAQVARVAELVSAGDLNDKLARQVIEGVLAGEGTPDEVVDKRGLKVVSDEGALTAAVDEAIAGNPGIADKIRGGKVQAVGALVGAVMKATRGQADAARVKELILEKLGVSEG; encoded by the coding sequence GTGACCACCACGATCGACCTGGTGTCGTACGAGGACGCACTCGCTACGTACGACCCCGTCATGGGCCTCGAGGTCCATGTCGAACTCGGCACCAAGACGAAGATGTTCTGCGGCTGTTCGACCGAGCTGGGCGCCGAGCCCAACTCGCAGACCTGCCCGACCTGCCTCGGCATGCCCGGCGCCCTCCCGGTCGTCAACGCGACCGGTGTCGAGTCCGCCATCAAGATCGGCCTCGCGCTGCACTGCGAGATCGCCGAATGGTGCCGCTTCGCCCGGAAGAACTACTTCTATCCGGACATGCCGAAGAACTTCCAGACCTCCCAGTACGACGAGCCGATCGCCTTCAACGGCTATCTGGACGTCCAGCTGGAGGACGGCGAAATCTTCCGCGTGGAGATCGAGCGCGCCCACATGGAGGAGGACACCGGCAAGTCGCTGCACGTCGGCGGCGCCACCGGCCGTATCCACGGAGCGTCCCACTCGCTGCTCGACTACAACCGGGCGGGCATCCCGCTCATCGAGATCGTCACCAAGCCGATCGAGGGCGCGGGTGAGCGCGCTCCCGAGGTCGCCAAGGCGTACGTCGCCGAGCTGCGCGAGCTCATCAAGGCGCTCGGTGTCTCCGATGCCCGTATGGAGCAGGGCCAGATGCGCTGCGACGTGAACCTCTCGCTGCGCCCGCACGGCCGCGAAAAGTTCGGCACGCGTTCCGAGACGAAGAACGTCAACTCCCTGCGTTCCGTCGAGCGGGCCGCCCGCTTCGAGATCCAGCGCCACGCCGCGGTGCTGAACTCCGGCGGAACGATCATCCAGGAGACCCGCCACTTCCACGAGGACACCGGGTCCACGACCTCGGGCCGTGTGAAGGAGGAGGCCGAGGACTACCGGTACTTCCCGGAGCCCGACCTCGTCCCCGTCGCCCCGTCCCGTGACTGGGTCGAGGAGCTGCGCGCCGGACTGCCCGAGCAGCCGCTGGCCCGGCGCAACCGGCTGCGCGAGGAGTGGGGAGTCAACGCCCACGACATGCAGTCGATGCTCAACGCCGGTGCCATCGACTCGATCGTCGCGACGATCGAGGCCGGTGCCGACTCCGCCTCCGCCCGCAAGTGGTGGATGGGTGAACTGGCCCGCAGCGCCAACGAGTCGGGCAAGGCCCTGGAGGACCTGCCGATCACCCCGGCGCAGGTCGCCCGGGTCGCCGAGCTGGTCTCCGCCGGTGATCTGAACGACAAGCTGGCCCGTCAGGTCATCGAAGGCGTCCTCGCCGGCGAGGGCACCCCCGACGAGGTCGTCGACAAGCGCGGCCTGAAGGTCGTCTCGGACGAGGGCGCGCTGACCGCCGCCGTCGACGAGGCCATCGCCGGGAACCCGGGCATCGCCGACAAGATCCGCGGTGGCAAGGTCCAGGCCGTCGGCGCGCTCGTCGGCGCGGTCATGAAGGCCACCCGCGGCCAGGCCGACGCCGCTCGCGTCAAGGAGCTCATCCTGGAGAAGCTGGGCGTCTCCGAGGGCTGA
- a CDS encoding putative bifunctional diguanylate cyclase/phosphodiesterase, translating to MEPTESAAPDSRLRLRRTTGAWLTGLRSGRPSERAVRSGLGAAPLPLPAGPGALTAERGTGLPGQDPQRQLSWPALPSAVVATAAFVLGAGFYRAFSGHHALFPCGAVGWALALLTGVIVGHLVALGRARWWGGTGSGAALTLAVLLLYGWVPAGMVSLTVVVLVGTARRNRWRQAVMHGAADILGIGAGALVLASFGRFPSVETPWVPDTWTFYTAPQLVLVAGAYLAVTRVLLWYLNTPVGSLPTVARTALVRHGLVAVALLGIAPLICVVAMAQPTLLPLFSIPLIALDSTLWIARARAEEQLRDPLTGLPNRQWLLERTWTALDDAERIGARSALLLIDLDRFRSVNDTLGHLAGDRLLLQIADRLRLALPRGAEAARLGGDEFAVLLPVADSTTSATRVARNLVATLGSPLDLDGLTLVLEASAGLAVFPDHALDAEGLLRRADIAMYQAKRDRTGVEVYESKRDSNTPDRLGLLGDLRRALDTGDVELHYQPKVRFDGQVAGLEALVRWVHPERGKVPPDEFIAIAESSGLMPHLTEYVLETALGQVARWRAQGLYVPVAVNVSPRDVHTPGFAGAVAARLARHGVPAGALQLEITEHVLLEDPQRAADTLAALTAHGVKMSLDDFGTGYSSLVHLRRLPVSELKIDRSFVARLAVDAEDAEIVRCTVDLAHSLGLLVVAEGVEDDETWERLRDLGCDAVQGWLVAAAMPPEEATAWLLARGSRGWQRPRAALPAAE from the coding sequence ATGGAACCGACCGAGAGCGCCGCTCCCGACTCACGGCTGCGCCTGCGCCGGACGACCGGCGCGTGGCTGACCGGCCTGCGGTCGGGACGGCCTTCGGAGCGCGCCGTCCGGAGCGGGCTCGGCGCCGCGCCGCTCCCCCTTCCCGCCGGTCCCGGTGCTCTCACCGCCGAACGCGGCACCGGCCTGCCCGGCCAGGACCCCCAACGCCAACTGTCCTGGCCCGCGCTGCCGTCGGCGGTCGTGGCCACGGCCGCGTTCGTCCTGGGCGCCGGCTTCTACCGGGCGTTCAGCGGTCACCACGCCCTCTTCCCCTGCGGCGCCGTCGGCTGGGCGCTGGCCCTGCTCACCGGCGTCATCGTCGGTCACCTGGTCGCCCTCGGCCGTGCGCGCTGGTGGGGCGGCACCGGTTCCGGCGCCGCGCTGACCCTCGCGGTCCTGCTGCTGTACGGCTGGGTCCCGGCCGGCATGGTCAGTCTCACCGTCGTCGTCCTGGTGGGCACGGCCCGCCGCAACCGCTGGCGCCAAGCCGTCATGCACGGCGCCGCCGACATCCTCGGGATCGGTGCCGGAGCCCTGGTCCTCGCGTCGTTCGGGCGGTTCCCGAGCGTCGAGACGCCCTGGGTCCCCGACACCTGGACGTTCTACACCGCTCCCCAGCTCGTCCTGGTCGCCGGCGCCTATCTCGCCGTCACCCGCGTCCTGCTCTGGTACCTGAACACACCGGTCGGGAGTCTCCCCACCGTCGCCCGTACGGCCCTGGTCAGACATGGGCTCGTCGCTGTGGCGCTCCTCGGCATCGCGCCGCTGATCTGCGTCGTGGCGATGGCCCAGCCCACGCTGCTGCCCCTGTTCTCGATCCCGCTGATCGCCCTCGACTCCACCCTGTGGATAGCCCGCGCGCGGGCCGAGGAGCAGCTGCGCGACCCGCTGACCGGACTGCCGAACCGTCAGTGGCTGCTGGAGCGCACCTGGACGGCCCTGGACGACGCCGAGCGCATCGGCGCACGCTCCGCCCTCCTGCTCATCGACCTGGACCGCTTCCGTTCGGTGAACGACACGCTGGGGCACCTCGCCGGTGACCGGCTGCTCCTCCAGATAGCCGACAGGCTGCGGCTCGCACTGCCGCGCGGGGCGGAGGCCGCGCGGCTCGGCGGAGACGAGTTCGCCGTCTTACTGCCGGTCGCGGACTCCACCACGTCGGCCACGCGGGTCGCCCGCAATCTCGTCGCCACCCTCGGCTCGCCGCTCGATCTGGACGGGCTCACCCTCGTCCTGGAGGCCAGCGCCGGGCTCGCCGTCTTCCCCGACCACGCGCTCGACGCGGAGGGGCTGCTGCGCCGCGCGGACATCGCGATGTACCAGGCGAAACGGGACCGTACGGGCGTGGAGGTGTACGAGTCCAAGCGGGACTCCAACACCCCCGACCGGCTGGGCCTGCTGGGCGATCTGCGCCGGGCCCTGGACACCGGCGACGTCGAACTGCACTACCAGCCCAAGGTCCGCTTCGACGGACAGGTGGCCGGTCTCGAGGCCCTGGTGCGCTGGGTGCATCCCGAGCGCGGGAAAGTTCCGCCGGACGAGTTCATCGCCATCGCCGAGTCGTCCGGGCTGATGCCGCACCTCACCGAGTACGTCCTGGAGACGGCCCTCGGACAGGTCGCGCGCTGGCGGGCACAGGGCCTGTACGTGCCGGTCGCGGTGAACGTGTCGCCGCGCGATGTCCACACGCCGGGGTTCGCCGGCGCCGTCGCCGCACGTCTCGCCCGGCACGGAGTCCCCGCGGGAGCGCTCCAACTGGAGATAACGGAGCACGTGCTCCTGGAGGACCCGCAACGGGCCGCCGACACCCTCGCGGCTCTCACCGCGCACGGCGTGAAGATGTCGCTGGACGACTTCGGCACCGGGTACTCCTCCCTGGTCCATCTGCGCCGGCTGCCGGTCAGCGAACTGAAGATCGACCGTTCGTTCGTCGCGCGCCTGGCCGTGGACGCCGAGGACGCCGAGATCGTGCGCTGCACCGTCGACCTCGCCCATTCGCTGGGGCTTCTCGTCGTGGCGGAGGGCGTCGAGGACGACGAGACGTGGGAGCGGCTGCGGGACCTGGGCTGTGACGCCGTCCAGGGGTGGCTGGTCGCCGCGGCGATGCCTCCGGAGGAGGCCACGGCGTGGCTGCTGGCCCGCGGTTCCCGCGGCTGGCAGCGCCCGCGAGCCGCCCTTCCCGCCGCCGAGTAG
- the gatA gene encoding Asp-tRNA(Asn)/Glu-tRNA(Gln) amidotransferase subunit GatA, producing the protein MTDTNVNIIKLTAAEIAGKIAAGELTAVEVTEAHLARIEAVDEKVHAFLHVDREGALAQARAVDAKREAGEKLGPLAGVPLALKDIFTTEGIPTTVGSKILEGWIPPYDATLTKKLKAADVVILGKTNMDEFAMGSSTENSAYGPTGNPWDLTRIPGGSGGGSSAALASYQAPLAIGTDTGGSIRQPAAVTGTVGVKPTYGAVSRYGMVAFSSSLDQGGPCARTVLDAALLHEVIAGHDPLDSTSIDAPVPPVVEAARNGSVTGMRVGVVKQFRGEGYQAGVVQRFDEAVAVLKELGAEIVELDCPSFDLALSAYYLIAPSECSSNLARFDGLRYGARVGDDGTHSAEDVTALTREAGFGPEVKRRIMLGTYALSSGYYDAYYGSAQKVRTLITRDFEKAFEQVDVIVSPTTPTTAFPIGERADDPMAMYLADLCTIPTNLAGNSAMSLPCGLAPEDNLPVGLQIIAPALKDDRLYKVGAAVEAAFVERWGHPLLEEAPSL; encoded by the coding sequence ATGACGGACACCAACGTCAACATCATCAAGCTCACCGCGGCCGAGATCGCCGGGAAGATCGCGGCCGGCGAGCTCACCGCCGTCGAGGTCACCGAGGCCCACCTCGCCCGGATCGAGGCCGTCGACGAGAAGGTGCACGCCTTCCTGCACGTCGACCGCGAGGGCGCCCTCGCCCAGGCGCGTGCCGTGGACGCCAAGCGGGAGGCCGGCGAGAAGCTCGGCCCGCTCGCCGGTGTGCCCCTCGCGCTGAAGGACATCTTCACCACCGAGGGCATCCCGACCACGGTCGGCTCGAAGATCCTCGAAGGCTGGATCCCGCCGTACGACGCGACCCTCACCAAGAAGCTGAAGGCCGCCGACGTCGTCATCCTCGGCAAGACCAACATGGACGAGTTCGCCATGGGGTCCTCCACCGAGAACAGCGCGTACGGCCCGACCGGCAACCCCTGGGACCTCACCCGGATCCCCGGCGGCTCGGGCGGCGGCTCCTCCGCGGCCCTCGCCTCCTACCAGGCACCCCTCGCCATCGGCACCGACACCGGCGGCTCCATCCGCCAGCCGGCCGCCGTCACCGGCACGGTCGGCGTCAAGCCGACGTACGGCGCGGTCTCCCGCTACGGCATGGTCGCCTTCTCGTCCTCCCTCGACCAGGGCGGCCCCTGCGCCCGTACGGTCCTGGACGCGGCCCTGCTCCACGAGGTCATCGCCGGGCACGACCCGCTCGACTCGACCTCCATCGACGCCCCGGTCCCGCCGGTCGTCGAGGCCGCCCGCAACGGCAGCGTGACGGGCATGCGCGTCGGTGTCGTCAAGCAGTTCCGCGGCGAGGGCTACCAGGCCGGTGTCGTGCAGCGCTTCGACGAGGCCGTCGCCGTGCTCAAGGAGCTCGGCGCCGAGATCGTCGAACTGGACTGCCCGTCCTTCGACCTGGCGCTCTCCGCGTACTACCTGATCGCCCCGTCGGAGTGTTCGAGCAACCTCGCCCGCTTCGACGGCCTGCGCTACGGCGCGCGCGTCGGCGACGACGGCACGCACTCCGCCGAGGACGTCACCGCGCTGACCCGCGAGGCCGGCTTCGGCCCCGAGGTCAAGCGCCGCATCATGCTCGGCACGTACGCGCTCAGCTCCGGCTACTACGACGCGTACTACGGCAGTGCCCAGAAGGTCCGCACGCTCATCACGCGCGACTTCGAGAAGGCGTTCGAGCAGGTCGACGTGATCGTCAGCCCGACCACGCCCACCACCGCCTTCCCGATCGGCGAGCGCGCCGACGACCCGATGGCGATGTACCTCGCGGACCTGTGCACCATTCCGACCAACCTGGCCGGCAACTCCGCCATGTCGCTGCCCTGCGGTCTCGCCCCGGAGGACAACCTTCCGGTCGGACTGCAGATCATCGCTCCGGCGCTGAAGGACGACCGTCTGTACAAGGTCGGAGCCGCCGTGGAGGCCGCCTTCGTGGAAAGGTGGGGGCACCCGTTGCTTGAGGAGGCTCCGTCGCTGTGA